In the genome of Leucobacter luti, one region contains:
- a CDS encoding alkaline phosphatase family protein yields MLPTAADNGARLAAILPSGLAAVSQGLGHNPLETLERAFGSPGGARLGELDPQQIPPLRSLVLLVVDGLGHANLRARRGHAPTLAGLPQRRIETVAPSTTGAALTTITTGRLPGAHGLIGYRIRHPELGVITTLNEWDGIADRRTWQLAEPLFAQAAALGARPLVIGRPAHANGGLTEAILSGAEYLAGQRIDDRFAIASQALRGGEPTVMYLYIDELDRAAHEYGSASGEWVRRLEQLDAALTDFLRTLPGEVGVVVTADHGIVDVAPEQHVLMDSAPELLAGVAEIGGEPRFRSLYLTPGADPTEVQQRWAESERDRAWVFTRDEGIAAGLFGPVAPGVAERLGDVLIAARKRVAYTLSSDDAGSHAMIGQHGSFSDEERGVPLALGGALAGTSFAALVTAVASRSGVNGT; encoded by the coding sequence ATGCTACCGACAGCTGCCGACAACGGCGCGAGGCTTGCCGCGATTCTGCCAAGCGGACTTGCCGCAGTCTCACAGGGCCTCGGCCACAATCCACTCGAAACACTTGAGCGCGCCTTCGGTTCGCCGGGCGGGGCCCGCCTGGGAGAGCTCGATCCGCAGCAGATCCCGCCGCTGCGCTCACTCGTGTTGCTCGTCGTTGACGGTCTCGGTCACGCGAACCTGCGAGCACGCCGCGGCCACGCGCCGACACTGGCGGGGCTCCCGCAGCGGCGCATTGAGACAGTTGCACCCTCAACGACGGGTGCCGCGTTGACAACGATCACGACCGGCAGGCTGCCAGGGGCGCACGGACTCATTGGCTACCGGATCCGCCACCCAGAACTCGGTGTCATCACCACACTCAACGAGTGGGATGGGATCGCTGATCGCCGCACATGGCAGCTCGCCGAGCCGCTTTTTGCGCAGGCAGCCGCACTCGGTGCTCGCCCACTGGTGATCGGCCGGCCGGCCCACGCGAACGGTGGGCTCACCGAGGCGATACTTTCGGGTGCCGAGTATCTCGCTGGCCAGCGGATCGACGATCGTTTCGCGATTGCCTCACAAGCGCTGCGGGGCGGAGAACCGACGGTGATGTATCTCTACATTGACGAGCTCGATCGCGCGGCACACGAGTATGGCTCAGCGAGCGGTGAATGGGTGCGCAGATTGGAGCAGCTCGATGCTGCACTCACAGACTTCTTGCGCACACTGCCTGGGGAAGTCGGCGTCGTGGTGACTGCAGATCATGGCATCGTCGACGTTGCACCAGAGCAGCACGTGCTCATGGACTCAGCACCCGAACTCCTCGCGGGAGTCGCTGAGATCGGTGGTGAACCGCGGTTTCGCTCGCTCTATCTGACGCCAGGTGCGGACCCGACCGAAGTGCAACAGCGCTGGGCAGAGTCTGAACGGGATCGTGCGTGGGTATTTACCCGCGATGAGGGAATTGCTGCGGGATTGTTCGGACCCGTGGCGCCCGGCGTCGCCGAGCGGCTGGGCGATGTACTTATCGCGGCCAGGAAACGCGTCGCGTACACCTTGAGTAGCGACGATGCTGGCTCTCACGCCATGATCGGGCAACACGGGTCATTCAGCGATGAGGAGCGCGGTGTGCCGCTCGCGCTGGGTGGGGCACTTGCTGGGACCAGTTTCGCGGCTCTGGTCACTGCCGTCGCGAGCCGCAGCGGAGTCAACGGAACCTGA
- the sepH gene encoding septation protein SepH has product MDELRFVRREDQTLIVANDADQEFRLVVDDAVLSELRALSRRERDTSKVRPREIQALIRAGKTRAEIVAQTGLDESDIERYEEPVLAERRYVLERAHAVPVRAEAHADSDQRFGSVIQERLISLGADASEWSSWRDEETGWMIGLEFISHDVAHRAVWAFEHRKGALSPITPDAVNLSKQGEVGDRLIPKLRAVDTADGATRFDSGAFDANEVASAVAEAPTVELADASSPAAQDSPSDAVQDATPESVEADYERRREIDQRAIKTSEALPVDLSQTADLLDALRRRRGERDEANRAAALAEVAETAAPETPGADVGGEAQLELPEPTPPPSEARARSIWGASGVSGSAPPRGSRSEAPAAPANATKPLPKAPRSPAESLAAAPNSEAPAPEKAEDTQEKLPKKGRASIPSWDDILFGTRSDEDPNQ; this is encoded by the coding sequence ATGGATGAATTGCGCTTTGTGCGACGTGAGGATCAGACACTCATCGTTGCGAACGATGCCGACCAGGAATTCCGACTCGTCGTCGACGATGCCGTACTGAGCGAATTGCGGGCACTGAGCCGGCGCGAACGCGATACGAGCAAGGTGCGGCCGCGTGAGATCCAGGCCCTGATCCGCGCCGGGAAGACGCGTGCCGAAATCGTCGCTCAGACCGGGCTCGACGAGTCCGATATCGAGCGTTACGAGGAACCCGTGCTCGCAGAGCGTCGGTATGTCCTTGAGCGCGCGCACGCTGTGCCTGTGCGCGCTGAAGCGCACGCAGACTCGGATCAGCGCTTCGGATCCGTCATTCAGGAACGCCTCATCTCCCTCGGCGCAGATGCCAGCGAGTGGTCGTCCTGGCGCGACGAGGAGACCGGGTGGATGATCGGTCTCGAGTTCATCTCTCATGACGTGGCTCACCGTGCGGTGTGGGCATTCGAGCACCGCAAGGGCGCGCTCTCCCCCATTACTCCGGACGCGGTGAACTTGTCGAAACAGGGCGAGGTGGGCGATCGGCTGATTCCGAAGCTCCGAGCGGTTGACACCGCGGATGGAGCGACACGCTTCGACTCGGGAGCGTTTGACGCAAACGAAGTGGCTTCGGCCGTTGCAGAGGCACCTACTGTTGAGCTGGCGGACGCTTCATCTCCAGCCGCTCAGGATTCTCCGTCGGACGCCGTACAGGACGCGACACCGGAGAGTGTCGAGGCCGACTACGAGCGCAGGCGCGAGATCGACCAACGCGCCATCAAGACGAGTGAAGCGCTCCCGGTGGATCTCAGCCAGACCGCTGATTTGCTTGACGCCCTGCGCCGCAGGAGAGGCGAGCGCGACGAAGCGAACCGCGCAGCAGCACTCGCCGAAGTTGCAGAGACGGCCGCACCAGAAACGCCGGGCGCAGACGTGGGCGGCGAAGCTCAGCTGGAACTTCCCGAACCGACGCCGCCGCCCTCCGAAGCACGTGCACGCAGCATCTGGGGTGCGAGTGGAGTGAGTGGCTCTGCACCGCCCCGTGGGAGTCGCAGCGAAGCTCCCGCTGCGCCAGCGAATGCCACCAAACCGCTCCCGAAGGCGCCGCGGTCCCCCGCCGAGTCGCTTGCAGCCGCGCCAAACTCTGAAGCTCCTGCGCCAGAGAAGGCCGAAGATACACAGGAAAAGCTTCCCAAAAAGGGACGCGCATCAATCCCCAGCTGGGACGACATCCTGTTCGGTACTCGCAGCGACGAAGACCCGAACCAGTAG
- a CDS encoding DUF4193 domain-containing protein, whose translation MATDYDAPRKSEEEADSIEALKERGPAKGASGLDSEDADNPSFDLGGSDLSDVELDVVVLPQQDDEFTCVNCFLVRHRSQMDHQTDLGPICAECAV comes from the coding sequence ATGGCTACTGATTACGACGCCCCCCGGAAGTCCGAAGAAGAAGCCGACTCCATTGAGGCGCTGAAAGAACGCGGGCCCGCTAAGGGCGCTTCGGGCCTCGATTCGGAGGACGCCGATAACCCCAGTTTTGATCTAGGCGGATCAGATCTGTCCGACGTGGAACTCGACGTCGTCGTGCTTCCACAGCAGGATGACGAGTTCACCTGCGTCAATTGCTTCCTGGTGCGCCACCGCTCCCAGATGGATCACCAGACTGATCTTGGACCTATTTGCGCGGAGTGCGCGGTCTAA
- a CDS encoding DUF3093 domain-containing protein, whose protein sequence is MTSDVSASSAASATPSSPEYRERLVPGPGLFIALLLIVPAVALVFTPINAPFAIPMGVIVFVIACVTMLLLAPTVRVSGNTLIAGHASIPVNQLGDIELLGSEALRAAIGPGLDARSFLMVRGWIHRGLRIVNIDPADPAPYWIITTRHPKKLADAIVAARG, encoded by the coding sequence ATGACGAGCGACGTTTCCGCCTCCAGCGCGGCCTCCGCAACACCTTCTTCTCCGGAATACCGCGAGCGCTTGGTACCGGGACCAGGGCTATTCATCGCCTTGCTGCTCATTGTTCCGGCTGTAGCGCTCGTGTTCACCCCGATTAACGCTCCGTTCGCGATCCCGATGGGAGTGATCGTGTTCGTGATTGCGTGTGTGACGATGCTCCTCCTCGCGCCCACGGTGCGGGTGTCGGGGAATACGCTCATCGCCGGACATGCTTCGATCCCGGTCAATCAGCTCGGTGACATCGAACTGCTGGGGAGCGAGGCGCTCCGCGCGGCAATCGGGCCCGGCCTTGACGCTCGGAGCTTTCTGATGGTGCGCGGTTGGATCCACCGCGGGCTCCGGATCGTGAACATTGATCCTGCAGACCCCGCTCCGTACTGGATCATCACCACACGGCACCCGAAGAAGCTTGCAGACGCCATCGTCGCAGCTCGGGGCTAA
- the dut gene encoding dUTP diphosphatase — protein sequence MTDVVEIPFHAENAPRYAHADDAGADLMASEPVTLAPGARALVGTGVAIALPEGYAGFVVPRSGLAAKHGITVVNSPGTIDAGYRGEIKVTLLNTDQNTAFDVEVGDRIAQLIIMPVSRATFIPVAELPESVRGTSGFGSTGVRG from the coding sequence GTGACCGATGTAGTTGAGATTCCGTTCCACGCTGAGAATGCGCCCCGTTACGCACACGCGGATGACGCAGGTGCCGACTTGATGGCTTCCGAGCCAGTGACGCTCGCGCCGGGCGCTCGCGCGCTCGTGGGCACCGGTGTCGCGATCGCGTTGCCCGAAGGCTATGCGGGTTTCGTGGTGCCGCGCAGCGGGCTCGCAGCCAAACATGGCATCACAGTGGTCAATTCGCCCGGCACGATCGATGCCGGGTACCGCGGTGAAATCAAGGTCACCCTGCTCAATACGGATCAAAACACGGCATTCGACGTGGAGGTGGGGGATCGCATTGCCCAACTCATCATCATGCCGGTGTCGCGCGCAACGTTTATTCCGGTTGCAGAGCTGCCCGAGAGCGTGCGCGGCACCAGCGGTTTCGGCTCAACCGGAGTCCGCGGCTAA
- a CDS encoding DUF3710 domain-containing protein, whose translation MSDEQREQEAAEPQRTAEEVELREATPDEVDDTKSAPEDREVAGPFDAAEVPAMRPYVDLGGIKVAPREGLQLRLEVDERANRVVAVSLEYAESLLQVQAFAAPKTTGLWHGVRGELTQQMSAQGATVAEESGPLGPELLVQTTATAEQGGSRTVRFIAVDGPRWMLRGVLMGQGATDSQARERVLEVFRELVVVRGDQPMPPSELLPLKVPAGVQAQRTDAPDGAQPA comes from the coding sequence ATGAGCGACGAACAGCGCGAGCAGGAGGCGGCAGAGCCGCAGCGAACCGCCGAAGAAGTGGAACTGCGCGAGGCCACCCCCGATGAGGTGGATGACACCAAGTCCGCACCGGAGGATCGCGAGGTCGCCGGACCGTTCGACGCAGCGGAAGTGCCCGCTATGCGCCCGTACGTCGATCTCGGTGGCATCAAGGTGGCACCACGCGAGGGACTGCAGCTCAGGCTCGAGGTTGACGAGCGTGCGAATCGAGTCGTCGCGGTGTCCCTCGAGTATGCCGAGTCCCTCCTCCAGGTGCAGGCGTTTGCCGCTCCGAAGACTACGGGCCTGTGGCACGGAGTGCGCGGAGAGCTGACCCAGCAGATGAGCGCTCAGGGTGCCACCGTTGCTGAGGAATCCGGCCCGCTCGGCCCCGAGCTGCTGGTGCAAACCACGGCCACTGCCGAACAGGGCGGATCCCGCACGGTGCGCTTCATCGCGGTTGACGGCCCACGGTGGATGCTGCGTGGAGTTCTCATGGGGCAGGGCGCGACGGACTCGCAGGCGCGTGAGCGCGTGCTTGAGGTGTTCCGCGAACTCGTGGTTGTCCGTGGCGATCAGCCCATGCCGCCGAGTGAGCTGCTCCCGCTCAAGGTGCCCGCCGGAGTCCAGGCTCAGCGCACGGACGCACCAGATGGGGCGCAGCCCGCGTGA
- a CDS encoding DUF3159 domain-containing protein — protein MARAVQAGAAGEDVNAQNVLATIGGWRGVAETLLPSLIFLGIYVPTQDARLAAIVPGVLAVILFVIRLVRRETPVSALSGMLGVGIAVLITLVTGRGVDYFLWGFVINTAWALGLVISLLIGWPAIGLVIGFVRGDLTGWRRELRLKRMGTLLTLLWLAMFVARLAVQLPMYLAEQVTALGAARIVMGTPLFAAVIIVTWFGVRRVAKSSDDSKPDIVGSTGQTAPPE, from the coding sequence ATGGCCCGTGCCGTTCAGGCAGGCGCCGCAGGCGAGGACGTCAACGCGCAGAACGTGCTCGCCACGATCGGCGGCTGGCGTGGGGTCGCGGAAACGTTGCTGCCCAGCTTGATTTTCCTCGGAATTTACGTCCCGACTCAAGATGCGCGGCTCGCCGCGATCGTGCCGGGCGTGCTCGCCGTGATCCTGTTTGTCATCCGTCTCGTGCGGCGGGAGACGCCAGTCTCGGCGCTGTCAGGCATGCTCGGGGTTGGCATTGCCGTGCTCATCACCCTGGTCACGGGACGCGGCGTCGACTACTTCCTGTGGGGATTCGTCATCAACACGGCGTGGGCCCTTGGGCTCGTGATTTCGTTGCTCATTGGCTGGCCAGCCATCGGTCTTGTGATCGGGTTTGTACGTGGCGATCTCACAGGGTGGCGGCGTGAACTGCGGCTGAAGCGCATGGGCACGCTGCTGACGCTGCTCTGGCTCGCGATGTTCGTTGCGCGCCTCGCTGTGCAGCTTCCGATGTATCTCGCAGAGCAGGTCACCGCGCTCGGCGCGGCCAGGATCGTAATGGGCACGCCGCTGTTCGCTGCTGTGATCATTGTCACCTGGTTCGGGGTTCGGCGTGTCGCGAAATCATCTGATGATTCGAAGCCCGATATCGTTGGGAGCACTGGGCAAACCGCCCCGCCGGAGTGA
- the acnA gene encoding aconitate hydratase AcnA, translating into MGAVNSFDAKSTLAVGEQDYEIYRIDRVPGHERLPYSLKVLLENLLRTEDGANVTKAHIEALGGWDPAAQPDTEIQFTPARVIMQDFTGVPCVVDLATMREAVVDLGGTPDKINPLAPAEMVIDHSVISDVYGSADAAARNVEIEYQRNGERYQFLRWGQGAFDEFKVVPPGTGIVHQVNIEYLARVTFTRTVNGALQAYPDTCVGTDSHTTMENGLGVLGWGVGGIEAEAAMLGQPISMLIPRVVGFKLSGKIPAGVTATDVVLTITQMLRQHGVVGKFVEFYGEGVGSVPLANRATIGNMSPEFGSTAAMFPVDDVTLDYLRLTGRSEEQIALIKAYTQEQGMWHDPAKEPEFSEYLELDLSTVVSSIAGPKRPQDRIELTAAKTQFETDLKNYAQAANPAKVTDTAGNEFELDHGAVTLASITSCTNTSNPSVMLAAGVLARNAVAKGLKAQPWVKTTLAPGSKVVTDYYEKSGLNQDLEALGFYTVGYGCVTCIGNSGPLNEEISHAVNENDLAVTAVLSGNRNFEGRINPDIKMNYLASPPLVIAYSLAGTMDFDFDTESLGKDHDGNDVFLRDIWPDPTEVQQIADASIDSDMFTSKYATVFDGDEHWTSLPTPDGNTFAWDEKSTYVRKAPYFEGMTLETVPVTDISGARVLAKLGDSVTTDHISPAGSFRAETPAGQYLVENGIAVRDFNTYGSRRGNHEVMIRGTFANIRLRNQLLDNVEGGFTRDFTQEGAPKSYIYDASQNYQAAGIPLVVLGGKEYGSGSSRDWAAKGTSLLGVKAVITESFERIHRSNLIGMGVLPLQFPVGESADSLGLDGTETFDIAGVTQLNEGVTPKTVAVTATKADGNVVAFDAVVRIDTPGEADYYRNGGILQYVLRSLV; encoded by the coding sequence ATGGGAGCCGTCAACAGCTTCGACGCGAAGAGCACCCTCGCCGTCGGCGAGCAGGACTACGAGATCTACCGGATCGACCGCGTACCCGGCCACGAGCGTTTGCCCTACAGCCTGAAGGTGCTGCTGGAAAACCTGCTCCGCACCGAAGACGGTGCGAACGTCACGAAGGCGCACATCGAGGCGCTGGGCGGCTGGGATCCCGCAGCACAGCCCGACACGGAGATTCAGTTCACCCCGGCACGCGTCATCATGCAGGACTTCACCGGCGTTCCCTGCGTGGTTGACCTCGCGACGATGCGTGAGGCCGTCGTCGATCTCGGGGGCACGCCCGACAAGATCAACCCGCTGGCACCCGCTGAGATGGTCATCGACCACTCGGTGATCTCCGATGTGTACGGCTCCGCTGACGCAGCTGCGCGCAACGTTGAGATCGAGTACCAGCGCAACGGCGAGCGCTACCAGTTCCTGCGCTGGGGCCAGGGGGCGTTTGACGAGTTCAAGGTGGTCCCGCCCGGGACAGGCATCGTGCACCAGGTCAACATTGAATACCTGGCGCGCGTCACCTTCACTCGCACGGTCAACGGCGCGCTCCAGGCGTACCCCGACACCTGTGTTGGCACCGACTCGCACACCACGATGGAGAACGGCCTCGGCGTGCTGGGCTGGGGTGTTGGCGGCATTGAGGCCGAGGCCGCTATGCTCGGTCAGCCCATCTCGATGCTGATCCCACGCGTCGTCGGTTTCAAGCTTTCTGGCAAGATCCCCGCAGGCGTTACTGCGACCGATGTGGTGCTCACGATCACTCAGATGCTGCGCCAGCACGGCGTCGTCGGCAAGTTCGTCGAGTTCTACGGGGAGGGCGTTGGCTCCGTGCCGCTCGCGAACCGCGCCACCATCGGCAATATGAGCCCGGAGTTCGGCTCGACCGCGGCGATGTTCCCAGTGGACGATGTGACGCTTGACTACCTCCGCCTCACCGGGCGCAGCGAAGAGCAGATCGCCCTGATCAAGGCGTACACCCAGGAGCAGGGCATGTGGCATGACCCTGCGAAGGAGCCCGAGTTCAGCGAGTACCTCGAGCTCGATCTCAGCACGGTCGTGTCTTCGATCGCCGGCCCGAAGCGTCCGCAGGATCGCATCGAGCTCACCGCGGCGAAGACGCAGTTCGAGACCGATCTCAAGAACTACGCGCAGGCAGCCAACCCCGCAAAGGTCACAGACACTGCAGGTAACGAGTTCGAACTCGATCACGGCGCGGTGACGCTCGCTTCGATCACCTCGTGCACGAACACCTCGAACCCCTCGGTCATGCTCGCGGCGGGCGTGCTCGCTCGCAACGCAGTCGCTAAGGGCCTCAAGGCGCAGCCCTGGGTCAAGACTACGCTGGCACCGGGATCCAAGGTCGTCACGGACTACTACGAGAAGTCGGGTCTGAATCAGGACCTTGAAGCCCTGGGCTTCTACACCGTCGGTTATGGCTGCGTGACCTGCATCGGAAACTCCGGCCCGCTGAACGAGGAGATCTCGCACGCGGTCAACGAGAACGATCTGGCCGTCACGGCCGTGCTCTCGGGTAACCGCAACTTCGAGGGCCGCATCAACCCGGATATCAAGATGAACTACCTCGCGAGCCCGCCGCTCGTGATCGCGTACTCGCTTGCCGGCACGATGGACTTCGACTTCGACACGGAGTCACTCGGCAAGGATCACGACGGAAACGACGTCTTCCTGCGTGACATCTGGCCCGACCCGACCGAGGTGCAGCAGATCGCCGACGCCTCGATCGACTCCGACATGTTCACGTCGAAGTACGCCACAGTGTTCGACGGTGACGAGCACTGGACCTCGCTGCCGACACCCGACGGCAACACCTTCGCCTGGGACGAAAAGTCGACCTACGTGCGCAAGGCACCGTACTTCGAGGGCATGACCCTCGAGACGGTTCCGGTCACCGACATCTCGGGTGCGCGCGTGCTCGCCAAGCTCGGCGATTCGGTCACCACTGACCACATCAGCCCCGCTGGCAGCTTCCGCGCTGAGACTCCGGCCGGTCAGTACTTGGTCGAGAACGGCATCGCGGTGCGCGATTTCAACACCTATGGCTCGCGCCGTGGCAACCATGAGGTCATGATCCGCGGCACCTTCGCGAACATCCGCCTCCGCAACCAGCTCCTCGACAACGTAGAAGGTGGGTTCACGCGCGACTTCACCCAGGAGGGCGCACCGAAGTCCTACATCTACGATGCGTCGCAGAACTACCAGGCAGCTGGTATCCCACTCGTGGTGCTCGGTGGCAAGGAATACGGTTCGGGCTCCTCACGCGACTGGGCCGCAAAGGGCACCAGTCTGCTGGGTGTTAAGGCCGTGATCACCGAGAGCTTCGAGCGTATTCACCGCTCGAACCTGATCGGTATGGGCGTACTGCCGCTGCAGTTCCCCGTGGGCGAGAGCGCTGATTCGCTCGGACTTGACGGCACGGAGACGTTCGACATTGCCGGCGTCACGCAGCTCAACGAGGGCGTCACCCCGAAGACCGTTGCCGTGACAGCGACGAAGGCTGACGGCAACGTCGTCGCCTTCGACGCGGTCGTGCGCATCGACACCCCGGGTGAGGCGGACTACTACCGCAACGGCGGTATTCTCCAGTACGTGCTGCGTTCGCTCGTCTAG